Proteins encoded in a region of the Gemmatimonadaceae bacterium genome:
- a CDS encoding TonB-dependent receptor produces MRHFLSRLVMSVVLISGFGGMLAAQTTLGTVTGKVLSASGEPVAGASVAVAGTQFGAIARGDGMYRINLRPGRYELRARLIGYGLARDSVTIRAGQTVTMNFTLTRAAAALSAVAVIGSRSEERTVVDAPAPIDVLPATDISATGRAETAQMIQAVAPSFNFPRMSIGDGTDHVRPATLRGLGADQVLVLINGKRRHTSALVNVNGSIGRGQAAVDLNAIPASMIERIEVLRDGASAQYGSDAIAGVINIVLKAKSPNEAQFTAGTNMTHFEPGRQSPAIHVSKTLWDGKLWKGNVTWNAPLQTGYLTLGAEANQHGWTNRSLPDTRTQYLSGDPRNSDPGHTNQINHRLGDAATNNATVFANFGRPWDAVNGEIYAFGGYGSRRGEAAGFWRRALDDRTVRAIAPNGFLPIIASEIADLSGTVGVKGDAKGWKYDLSAVYGGNRFGFNVKNSLNTSMGAQSPRSFDAGALEFRQFTSNLDLNREYNPGRPVRVGIGAEFRNDAFEITAGEPNSYKDGGVKILDGPNAGKQPAIGSQVFPGFRPSDAGTHSRSNVAAYTDIESDVTAGWLLSGAARVEHYSDFGSTATGKLATRVKVAKGLNLRGAVSTGFRAPSLHQSFFSSTATNFINGVPFEVRTFPVNDPIARVLGAKDLTPEKSTNLSAGFAAEPTKNLSFTVDYYQITITDRIVFSENFTGAQVNALLASKGLTGVSGGRYFTNAIDTRTHGIDVVVNYGLDLGGAGTLRVTGGYNGTNNEVTRVTPTPPELSTQSEALFGRVERGRIEVGQPKNNILTSFDWSRKSWSALLRAQRFGEVVSRGTATNGSLDNTYKPTWITDLSLSWQTPWKVRWSIGADNVLDKYPTQNRINTDNNGIFPYGGITPFGYNGRFIYTRLTYNW; encoded by the coding sequence ATGAGGCATTTTCTGTCCCGGTTGGTGATGTCGGTGGTTCTCATCTCCGGGTTCGGCGGAATGCTCGCGGCGCAGACTACCCTTGGTACCGTCACCGGCAAGGTCCTGTCGGCCAGCGGAGAGCCCGTGGCAGGGGCGTCAGTAGCTGTCGCCGGCACGCAGTTCGGCGCCATCGCCAGGGGCGACGGCATGTATCGCATCAACCTGCGTCCCGGTCGATACGAGCTGCGCGCCCGGCTCATTGGCTACGGCTTGGCCCGGGACTCGGTGACGATTCGCGCCGGCCAGACGGTGACGATGAATTTCACGCTGACTCGGGCCGCGGCGGCACTGTCGGCGGTGGCCGTGATTGGCTCGCGATCCGAGGAGCGAACGGTTGTGGATGCTCCGGCGCCGATCGACGTCCTGCCGGCAACCGACATCTCGGCCACGGGACGCGCGGAGACGGCCCAGATGATCCAGGCGGTGGCGCCGTCATTCAATTTTCCGCGCATGAGCATCGGCGACGGCACGGATCACGTGCGTCCGGCCACGCTCCGCGGGCTGGGTGCCGACCAGGTGCTCGTGCTCATCAACGGCAAACGCCGGCACACCAGCGCGCTCGTCAACGTGAACGGATCGATCGGTCGAGGCCAAGCGGCGGTGGATCTCAATGCGATTCCCGCCTCGATGATCGAGCGCATCGAAGTGCTGCGTGACGGCGCCTCGGCCCAGTACGGCTCGGACGCGATCGCCGGCGTGATCAACATCGTGCTGAAGGCCAAGTCCCCCAATGAGGCGCAGTTCACGGCCGGCACGAACATGACGCACTTCGAGCCGGGGCGTCAAAGCCCGGCCATCCACGTGAGCAAGACCCTGTGGGACGGGAAGCTGTGGAAGGGCAACGTGACGTGGAATGCGCCGCTGCAGACGGGCTACCTGACCCTGGGCGCCGAGGCGAACCAGCATGGCTGGACCAACCGCTCGCTTCCCGACACCCGTACGCAGTATCTCAGCGGTGACCCGAGGAACTCAGATCCGGGTCATACCAACCAGATCAACCATCGCCTGGGCGACGCGGCGACGAACAACGCGACGGTCTTTGCCAACTTCGGGCGGCCATGGGATGCGGTGAACGGCGAGATCTACGCCTTCGGCGGCTATGGTTCGCGTCGCGGCGAGGCGGCCGGCTTCTGGCGGCGTGCGCTCGACGACCGAACGGTGCGCGCCATCGCCCCGAACGGGTTCCTTCCCATCATCGCATCCGAGATTGCCGACCTTTCCGGCACCGTGGGTGTCAAGGGCGACGCCAAGGGGTGGAAATACGACCTGAGCGCGGTGTACGGTGGCAACCGCTTCGGGTTCAATGTGAAGAACTCGCTCAACACCTCGATGGGCGCCCAGAGCCCGAGGTCCTTTGACGCGGGGGCGCTGGAGTTCCGCCAGTTCACCTCCAACCTGGACCTGAACCGGGAATACAATCCCGGCCGGCCCGTGCGCGTCGGCATCGGGGCGGAGTTCCGCAACGACGCGTTCGAGATCACGGCGGGCGAGCCGAATTCGTACAAGGACGGCGGCGTGAAGATCCTCGATGGCCCGAATGCCGGCAAGCAGCCGGCCATCGGTTCGCAGGTTTTCCCGGGCTTCCGTCCCAGCGACGCCGGCACGCACTCCCGCTCGAACGTCGCGGCGTACACGGACATTGAAAGCGACGTGACGGCTGGTTGGCTCCTATCTGGCGCGGCGCGCGTGGAGCACTACAGCGACTTCGGTTCGACGGCGACGGGCAAGCTGGCTACGCGCGTGAAGGTGGCGAAAGGTCTGAACCTGCGTGGCGCGGTGAGCACAGGCTTCCGGGCGCCGTCGCTGCACCAGTCATTCTTCTCCTCCACGGCCACCAACTTCATCAACGGCGTGCCCTTCGAGGTGCGCACGTTCCCGGTGAACGACCCGATTGCCCGGGTACTCGGCGCCAAGGACCTGACGCCGGAGAAGTCCACCAACCTCAGCGCGGGCTTCGCCGCCGAGCCGACGAAGAACCTGTCGTTCACGGTGGACTACTATCAGATCACCATCACCGATCGCATCGTCTTCTCCGAGAACTTCACCGGCGCGCAGGTGAACGCGTTGCTGGCGTCGAAGGGGCTGACGGGAGTGTCGGGTGGGCGTTACTTCACGAATGCCATTGACACGCGGACGCACGGCATCGACGTCGTCGTGAACTACGGACTCGATCTGGGCGGCGCGGGCACGCTGCGCGTGACGGGCGGGTACAACGGCACCAACAACGAAGTGACACGCGTGACGCCGACGCCGCCCGAGCTGTCGACGCAGTCGGAGGCGCTCTTCGGGCGCGTCGAGCGCGGCCGCATCGAAGTGGGCCAGCCGAAGAACAACATCCTCACATCGTTCGACTGGTCGCGGAAGTCGTGGAGCGCGCTGCTGCGGGCCCAGCGTTTCGGCGAAGTTGTCTCGCGCGGCACGGCGACGAACGGTTCGCTCGACAACACCTACAAGCCGACGTGGATCACCGACCTCAGCCTCAGCTGGCAGACCCCGTGGAAGGTGCGATGGTCCATCGGCGCGGACAACGTGCTCGACAAGTACCCGACGCAGAACCGGATCAACACGGACAACAACGGCATCTTCCCGTACGGCGGCATCACGCCCTTCGGCTACAACGGGCGCTTCATTTACACACGCCTGACGTACAACTGGTAG